From Rutidosis leptorrhynchoides isolate AG116_Rl617_1_P2 chromosome 3, CSIRO_AGI_Rlap_v1, whole genome shotgun sequence, a single genomic window includes:
- the LOC139896177 gene encoding GATA transcription factor 10-like, whose translation MVRGFAMESQDKRMCKAETVFPSVTVDYNHRAYDEDCFGDILNLFDFPMESLEGDGFAEDWASKLGPIPSEVFKELMPLGPKIDVGNNFTSSANLPFEYPVLNNRPSQLKYELNREEEVNHIRRISQLKQHPTFVEVKRVYPSQTSPNSVLESRSSSSNNNNDNNNNNNNNNFNNNSTDNSHSHDSNKGVSFGIEILIPARSRTKRRRPTTNPWLRLPLTMLTNKDKKGRKPPLPSVFMETKRSHERADVAGIMKCAHCEITKTPQWREGPMGPKTLCNACGVRYRSGRLYPEYRPAASPTFVPALHSNSHRKVIEMRQKAK comes from the exons ATGGTAAGGGGATTCGCCATGGAATCACAG GATAAGAGAATGTGCAAAGCTGAAACCGTTTTTCCAAGTGTAACCGTTGATTACAATCATCGTGCGTATGATGAAGATTGTTTCGGTGACATTCTCAATCTGTTTGATTTTCCTATGGAGAGTTTGGAAGGGGATGGATTTGCTGAAGATTGGGCCTCTAAACTTGGCCCAATACCTTCTGAGGTCTTCAAGGAGCTTATGCCACTGGGACCCAAAATTGACGTCGGCAATAATTTTACCTCCTCTGCAAATTTGCCCTTTGAGTATCCTGTGCTT AATAACAGACCATCTCAACTAAAATACGAGCTTAATCGCGAAGAAGAAGTCAATCATATCCGTAGGATTTCTCAATTAAAACAGCACCCAACTTTTGTTGAAGTGAAAAGAGTGTATCCTTCTCAAACAAGCCCAAATTCAGTTCTCGAAAGTCGCAGTTCTAGCtcgaataataataatgacaataacaataataataataataataattttaataataatagtactgataATAGCCATAGCCATGATAGTAATAAAGGTGTCTCCTTTGGAATAGAAATCTTAATTCCCGCAAGAAGTCGAACCAAACGTAGAAGACCAACAACTAATCCGTGGTTGCGATTACCTCTAACGATGCTTACTAACAAGGATAAAAAAGGAAGGAAACCACCTTTGCCTTCTGTTTTCATGGAAACAAAAAGATCTCATGAACGAGCGGATGTTGCAGGGATCATGAAATGTGCACATTGTGAAATAACCAAAACCCCACAATGGAGGGAGGGTCCAATGGGCCCAAAGACGCTTTGCAATGCTTGTGGGGTCCGGTACCGGTCTGGTCGGCTCTACCCCGAGTACCGTCCAGCTGCAAGTCCAACTTTTGTTCCGGCTCTGCACTCAAATTCGCACAGGAAGGTGATAGAGATGAGGCAGAAGGCAAAGTAA